The following proteins are encoded in a genomic region of Microcoleus sp. FACHB-68:
- a CDS encoding non-ribosomal peptide synthetase produces the protein MADYSQNFSQRSLSCANLVELLRYRAFHQPEKIAYTFLPEGETEEISITYQELDRQSRAIAASLQSLAASGERALLLYPAGLDYLVAFFGCLYSQVIAVPLYPPKVKRNLSKIQVIATDAQASFALTTTRIAGNLEAIFERAPQLKAMQWLATDALIDQEEAWFEPAINPDDLAYLQYTSGSTSTPKGVMISHANVLHNIDCIDRGFEHTQDSVAVTWLPHFHDMGLIDGLLKPLYKGIPCYFMPPAAFIQRPVRWLEAISRYQATHSGGPNFAYDLCARKISPAQRATLDLSSWRVAYNGAEPIDKQVLEQFFKVFEPCGFRWDAFCPAYGMAETTLKISTVHKKDAPVFRAVEAAALEKNRVVEIAENEEGARTLVGCGYPDFDINVAIVNPDLLSRCADGEVGEIWVAGSSVAQGYWSRQEETKATFQAYLSDTGEGPFLRTGDLGFFHKKELFITGRLKDLIIIRGRNLYPQDIERVVERSHPALRLAANAAFSVQVEREKQLIVVQELESRQAPDIEEIAAAIRQAIAEEFEVEVYGVVLIKPTTIPKTTSGKIQRRACKTEFLNGSLEVLGSSLLTLVAESETRLTREILLAETPEARVPVLEAYLLEQVTRVLPVKLPINSLQQPLNSLGLDSLKVFELKNQIETDLGVSLSVADFFEEINLAQLAAQILEQVAGIPAISAIVPISRKENIPLSFAQERLWFFDQLEPANPFYNLCTTIHLTGNLDVEALRKSLNEIVCRHEVLRTTFASVEGQPVQVIHQNLDFEVPVVDFPQTENHTSPYKGGDLIQDFILQEARTPFNLEQDSLLRAKLLQLSEGEHVLILTAHHIVFDGWSMGVFMGEIATLYQAFSTGNIASLPSLPIQYADFAVWQRQWLQGEVLETQLSYWKQQLSGSLPVLNLPTDFPLPAVQTFQGKRQTWEFSKGLTEAVCELSRQEKTTLFMTLLAAFKVLLYRYTGQEDILIGSPVANRNQSEIKPLIGFFVNTLVLRTDLAGDPSFRALLSRVREVALGAYAHQDLPFEKLVEELQPERDLSHSPLFQVALVFQNNLTQTLDLPALKFSSQEVDTGTANFDLTLFLEETEQGLIGTWEYNTDLFQAGTITRMMGHFQTLLEGIVANPEQRISELPVLTETEKHQLLVQWVNPSQKPNTPEENLCIHQLFEAQVQRTPHAVAAIFENQQLTYQELNEKANNLANYLQTLGVKPEVLVGICVERSLEMLVGILAILKAGGAYLPIDPSSPKERLAFMLEDAQVPILLTQKQLLETVSNYSGQILCLDENQEFITEKSPENPLSNVCAGHLAYVIYTSGSTGTPKGVTVTHSNVVRLFAATQPWYNFNAEDVWTVFHSIAFDFSVWEIWGALLYGGKLVVVPYITSRSPADFYQLLNEQKVTVLNQTPSAFRQLIKAEESRESSEELNLRLVIFGGEALELQSLKPWFERHGDKTPQLVNMYGITETTVHVTYRPLTKADLNATGSVIGRPIPDLQVYLLDNNRQPVPIGVPGEMYIGGAGVARGYLNRPELTAERFISNCFSDEPEARLYKSGDLARYLPNGELEYLGRIDHQVKIRGFRIELGEIEAALSQHPSVEKAVVIAREDEPGNKRIVAYLVANEPLIDSQGSPIKSSELRSFLKEKLPEYMVPAAFVFLGSIPLTSNGKIDRSALPTPDTSRPELESAFAAPRTPQQQQLADIWANVLGVKQVGINDNFFELGGHSLLATRLVAKVRETFQVGLPLRCLFQCPTVATLGTLIAQQAKQIDEKLSINSLPAIVPNQDSRHQPFPLTDIQQAYWIGRSRAFELGNVAAHIYVEIDTVNLDFERFNKAWQELVERHDILRAIILPDGQQQILEKVPAYQIRVLDWRQQSSEFINARLEEVRRSLSHQILLCDRWPLFEIQASQLDQQKVRLHFSFDALISDAWSFQILGQELAKLYQNAKNRLNPLQISFRDYVLGEIASRNSEQYQRSLEYWQNRLPSLPPAPELPLAQNPAAIKQPRFVRRSGKLEAKTWQKLKDKATKASITHSGILLAAFAEILTVWSKTPRFTIGLTLFNRLPLHPQVNEIVGDFTSLTLLEVNNATPAPFAQRVQRIQEQLWDDLDHRYVSGVEVLRELSRHQNRISSAMMPVVFTSTLTQDAQSDEQNFPLDWLGKFIYGITQTPQVFLDHQVFEEAGSLVFHWDCVEELFPVGMLDDMFAAYCNFLQRLANETESWQEIHPELLPSAQLTQRNAINATDAPVPAATLHSLFSDRVPLHPKKAAVVTSDRTLTYEELHRHSHHLACRLQQLGARPNTLIAVVMEKGWEQVVACLGILMSGAAYVPIDPALPSARRSHLFAQAEVQIAVTQSWLDTALEWPENLQRICLEDNEALGENSSLIPHPSSLIPEENLAYVIYTSGSTGTPKGVTINHRGAVNTIVDINQRFNVGETDRVFALSSLSFDLSVYDIFGTLAAGGTLVIPEASKTQDPAHWAKLMQREKITIWNSVPALMQMMVEYAANTPKILASLRLVLLSGDWLPLTLPVQIQAAVKGVEVISLGGATEASIWSILYPIKQVNSAWKSIPYGQAMKNQRFYVLNEALEPCPVWVPGQLYIAGIGLAQGYWRDEIKTAASFFTHPRTGEKLYRTGDLGRFLPDGNIEFLGRQDFQVKVGGYRIELGEIESVLMQHPAVREAVVTTFGEQQNKRLVAYIIPESSSSISEASSFKELQNFLKEKLPEYMVPATFMKLDTLPLTSNGKVDRKALPAPNFIKSELDENFVAPQTPVEERLARIWSELLSLEQVGIYDSFFELGGNSLLATQLLTRLRETFQVELPLRDLFEVQTISGLCEKISQAKKKGEKLQEQEIVSVSRKAYRKKLSSLS, from the coding sequence ATGGCCGATTATTCTCAGAACTTTTCGCAACGCTCCCTGAGTTGTGCCAATTTAGTGGAACTCCTGCGCTACAGAGCATTCCACCAGCCAGAAAAGATCGCTTATACCTTTTTGCCAGAAGGCGAAACTGAAGAAATCAGCATTACTTATCAAGAATTAGACCGGCAAAGTCGTGCGATCGCAGCCTCGCTGCAATCTTTGGCTGCGAGTGGAGAACGTGCTTTGCTGCTATATCCCGCAGGACTTGATTATCTCGTCGCCTTTTTCGGGTGTTTATATAGCCAAGTGATCGCAGTTCCGCTTTACCCACCCAAGGTGAAGCGCAATTTATCCAAAATTCAAGTTATTGCAACCGATGCACAGGCAAGTTTTGCACTGACAACCACGCGAATTGCCGGTAATTTAGAAGCGATATTTGAGCGAGCGCCGCAGTTAAAAGCAATGCAGTGGTTGGCGACTGACGCGCTAATTGATCAGGAGGAAGCGTGGTTTGAGCCGGCGATCAACCCTGATGATTTGGCTTATTTGCAATACACCTCTGGCTCCACCTCCACTCCGAAAGGCGTGATGATTAGTCACGCCAATGTACTGCACAATATTGATTGTATTGATCGCGGTTTTGAACATACACAAGATAGCGTTGCCGTGACATGGCTGCCCCATTTTCACGATATGGGGTTAATTGATGGATTATTAAAACCACTTTATAAAGGAATTCCCTGTTATTTCATGCCGCCGGCAGCGTTTATTCAGCGTCCGGTTCGGTGGCTGGAAGCAATTTCACGTTATCAAGCAACCCATAGCGGCGGGCCAAATTTTGCTTACGATCTTTGCGCTCGTAAAATCTCGCCGGCGCAACGAGCGACACTAGATTTAAGTAGCTGGCGTGTGGCTTATAACGGCGCAGAACCGATTGATAAACAAGTTTTAGAACAATTTTTTAAAGTATTTGAACCTTGCGGTTTTCGTTGGGATGCCTTTTGTCCGGCTTACGGAATGGCAGAAACAACGCTAAAAATTTCTACAGTTCATAAAAAAGATGCGCCTGTTTTCCGAGCTGTGGAAGCAGCGGCGCTTGAAAAAAATCGCGTTGTAGAAATTGCGGAAAACGAAGAAGGTGCGCGAACCCTGGTTGGGTGCGGTTATCCTGATTTTGATATTAATGTTGCGATTGTCAATCCTGATTTGCTGAGCCGCTGTGCTGATGGCGAAGTGGGTGAAATTTGGGTTGCCGGTTCTTCGGTGGCGCAGGGATATTGGAGCCGGCAGGAAGAAACAAAAGCAACCTTTCAAGCATATCTTTCTGATACCGGAGAAGGGCCGTTTTTACGCACGGGAGATTTAGGCTTTTTTCATAAAAAAGAGTTGTTTATTACAGGCCGGCTCAAAGATTTAATTATCATTCGAGGCCGTAATCTTTATCCCCAAGATATTGAGAGAGTTGTTGAGCGCAGCCATCCCGCTTTAAGACTGGCTGCCAATGCGGCTTTTTCAGTACAAGTTGAGCGAGAAAAACAGCTCATTGTGGTGCAAGAGTTAGAATCTCGGCAAGCACCGGATATAGAAGAAATTGCCGCAGCCATTCGTCAGGCAATCGCTGAAGAATTTGAGGTAGAAGTCTATGGAGTCGTGTTAATTAAACCAACGACGATTCCAAAGACAACCAGTGGAAAAATTCAGCGTCGCGCTTGTAAGACGGAATTTTTAAACGGCAGTTTAGAGGTTTTAGGAAGTAGCCTTTTAACGTTAGTCGCAGAAAGTGAGACGCGGTTAACCCGTGAAATATTGTTGGCAGAGACTCCAGAAGCACGGGTGCCGGTTCTGGAAGCTTATCTTTTAGAGCAAGTGACGCGAGTCCTGCCGGTGAAGCTACCTATCAACTCATTGCAGCAGCCTTTAAATAGCTTAGGACTTGATTCTTTAAAAGTTTTTGAGTTAAAAAATCAAATTGAAACTGACCTCGGAGTGAGTTTATCGGTTGCAGACTTTTTTGAGGAAATCAATCTGGCTCAGTTGGCTGCACAAATTCTTGAGCAAGTGGCAGGAATCCCGGCTATATCAGCAATTGTGCCAATTTCTCGCAAAGAGAATATCCCGTTATCTTTTGCTCAAGAGCGGTTGTGGTTTTTTGATCAATTAGAGCCGGCAAACCCCTTTTATAATCTTTGCACGACGATCCATTTAACAGGAAACCTTGATGTAGAAGCACTGAGAAAAAGTTTAAATGAGATTGTCTGCCGGCATGAAGTGTTAAGAACCACATTTGCGTCGGTAGAAGGGCAGCCGGTGCAGGTTATTCATCAAAATCTCGATTTTGAAGTGCCGGTTGTCGATTTCCCTCAAACTGAAAATCATACATCCCCTTATAAAGGGGGGGATCTGATTCAAGATTTCATTCTTCAGGAAGCGCGAACCCCATTCAACTTAGAACAAGACTCTTTATTACGCGCCAAACTCCTGCAACTATCTGAAGGCGAACACGTTCTGATTTTGACAGCGCATCATATCGTATTTGATGGCTGGTCAATGGGCGTTTTCATGGGAGAAATTGCCACACTTTATCAAGCTTTTTCCACAGGGAACATAGCGTCACTTCCTTCTTTGCCAATTCAGTATGCAGATTTTGCAGTTTGGCAGCGTCAGTGGTTGCAGGGAGAGGTTTTAGAAACACAGCTAAGTTATTGGAAACAGCAGCTAAGCGGAAGCCTGCCGGTGTTAAATTTACCCACAGATTTTCCCCTTCCTGCGGTTCAAACGTTTCAGGGAAAACGGCAAACGTGGGAGTTTTCTAAGGGTTTAACTGAGGCGGTTTGTGAATTAAGCCGGCAAGAAAAAACAACTTTATTCATGACTTTGCTGGCAGCATTCAAAGTATTGTTGTACCGCTATACCGGACAAGAAGATATTTTAATTGGTTCGCCGGTTGCTAACCGCAATCAATCAGAAATAAAACCCTTAATTGGCTTTTTTGTCAATACTTTAGTGCTGCGAACTGATCTGGCCGGCGATCCCAGTTTTCGAGCGTTATTGAGTCGAGTTCGCGAAGTCGCTTTAGGTGCTTACGCTCATCAAGACTTGCCCTTCGAGAAGCTGGTAGAGGAATTGCAACCAGAGCGAGATTTAAGTCATTCGCCGCTATTTCAAGTGGCTCTTGTCTTCCAAAATAACTTGACCCAGACTTTGGACTTGCCGGCACTGAAATTCAGTTCACAGGAAGTAGACACCGGCACCGCTAATTTTGATTTAACTCTATTTTTAGAAGAAACTGAACAGGGACTAATCGGAACTTGGGAATATAACACTGATTTATTCCAAGCCGGTACGATCACTCGAATGATGGGGCATTTCCAAACGCTACTAGAAGGAATTGTTGCAAACCCAGAACAGCGAATTTCCGAACTGCCGGTGCTGACTGAAACCGAAAAACATCAACTATTAGTGCAGTGGGTTAACCCAAGCCAAAAACCAAACACACCTGAAGAAAATCTCTGCATACATCAGCTATTTGAAGCCCAAGTTCAACGCACACCCCATGCAGTTGCCGCAATTTTTGAAAATCAGCAGCTAACTTATCAAGAACTGAATGAAAAAGCAAATAATTTAGCAAATTACCTGCAAACTTTAGGAGTCAAACCCGAAGTTTTAGTCGGAATTTGTGTTGAACGTTCCCTAGAAATGCTCGTGGGAATTCTAGCAATTCTTAAAGCCGGCGGTGCTTACCTGCCAATCGATCCATCCTCTCCAAAAGAGCGCCTTGCTTTCATGCTTGAAGATGCACAGGTGCCAATACTGCTGACTCAGAAACAACTGTTAGAAACCGTATCGAACTACAGCGGTCAAATCCTATGTTTAGATGAAAATCAAGAATTTATTACCGAAAAAAGCCCAGAAAATCCTCTCAGCAATGTCTGCGCCGGCCACCTCGCTTATGTCATTTATACCTCTGGCTCAACCGGCACACCCAAAGGCGTCACAGTCACCCACTCAAACGTTGTCCGTTTATTTGCCGCTACACAACCTTGGTATAATTTCAACGCCGAAGATGTCTGGACAGTTTTCCATTCAATCGCCTTTGACTTCTCCGTGTGGGAAATTTGGGGAGCGCTGCTTTACGGAGGCAAACTTGTTGTCGTTCCCTACATAACCAGCCGCTCACCTGCAGATTTTTATCAGTTGTTAAATGAACAGAAAGTCACTGTTCTCAATCAGACTCCTTCGGCTTTTCGTCAACTGATTAAAGCGGAAGAGTCTAGAGAAAGCTCTGAAGAATTAAACCTGCGTTTAGTAATTTTCGGCGGGGAAGCATTAGAGTTGCAAAGTTTGAAACCCTGGTTTGAACGGCACGGCGACAAAACCCCACAATTAGTGAATATGTACGGGATTACAGAAACCACCGTTCATGTCACTTATCGTCCCCTAACAAAGGCTGATCTGAATGCAACCGGAAGTGTAATTGGTCGGCCAATTCCTGACTTACAAGTGTATTTATTAGATAATAATCGCCAGCCGGTTCCCATTGGGGTTCCGGGTGAAATGTATATTGGGGGTGCCGGTGTGGCGCGGGGATATCTCAATCGCCCAGAATTAACCGCTGAACGATTTATTTCTAATTGCTTCAGCGACGAGCCTGAAGCACGACTTTATAAATCTGGGGATTTAGCGCGTTATCTGCCAAATGGAGAGCTTGAGTATTTAGGAAGAATTGACCATCAAGTAAAAATTCGGGGATTTCGCATCGAACTGGGAGAAATAGAAGCGGCTCTCAGTCAGCATCCATCTGTCGAGAAAGCGGTTGTGATTGCTAGAGAAGATGAGCCGGGCAATAAGCGAATAGTGGCTTATCTTGTGGCTAATGAACCCTTAATAGATAGTCAAGGTTCTCCGATAAAATCTAGCGAATTGCGAAGCTTTTTAAAGGAGAAACTGCCGGAATATATGGTGCCGGCTGCTTTTGTGTTCCTCGGTTCTATCCCGCTGACCTCTAACGGAAAAATTGACCGCTCAGCGCTGCCGACTCCTGATACCTCTAGACCGGAATTAGAGTCTGCTTTCGCGGCACCTCGCACTCCACAACAACAGCAGCTTGCTGATATTTGGGCGAATGTTTTAGGTGTTAAACAAGTCGGAATTAACGACAATTTCTTTGAATTGGGAGGACATTCTCTCCTGGCAACTCGACTGGTTGCAAAAGTGCGTGAAACATTTCAGGTGGGCTTACCTTTGCGCTGCCTATTTCAATGTCCTACTGTCGCAACTTTGGGCACTTTGATCGCACAACAAGCCAAACAAATAGATGAAAAACTGTCTATCAATTCCTTACCTGCAATTGTCCCAAATCAAGACAGCCGGCATCAACCTTTCCCGCTAACTGATATTCAGCAAGCTTACTGGATTGGTCGCAGTAGGGCATTTGAATTAGGAAATGTTGCCGCGCATATTTATGTAGAAATTGACACCGTTAATTTAGACTTTGAACGATTCAATAAAGCTTGGCAAGAACTGGTTGAACGTCATGACATACTGCGGGCAATTATCTTACCAGACGGCCAACAGCAGATTTTAGAAAAAGTGCCAGCTTATCAAATTCGAGTTTTAGATTGGCGGCAACAAAGTTCTGAATTCATCAATGCTCGACTAGAGGAAGTTCGCCGTTCATTATCTCATCAAATCTTACTCTGTGATCGCTGGCCTTTGTTTGAAATTCAGGCTTCTCAATTAGATCAGCAAAAAGTTCGACTTCACTTCAGTTTTGATGCCTTAATTAGCGATGCTTGGAGTTTTCAAATACTTGGACAAGAACTAGCCAAGCTTTATCAAAATGCAAAAAATAGGCTGAATCCACTTCAAATATCTTTTCGAGATTATGTGTTAGGTGAAATCGCTAGCCGCAATTCAGAACAGTACCAGCGATCTTTAGAGTATTGGCAAAACCGGCTTCCCAGTTTACCCCCAGCACCCGAACTCCCTCTAGCTCAAAATCCTGCTGCAATTAAACAACCGCGTTTTGTGCGCCGCAGCGGTAAATTAGAGGCAAAAACTTGGCAAAAACTGAAAGATAAAGCTACCAAAGCCAGCATCACTCACTCAGGAATTTTGCTGGCTGCCTTTGCGGAAATCTTAACAGTTTGGAGCAAGACTCCTCGATTTACGATTGGTTTAACTTTATTCAATCGCTTGCCATTGCATCCCCAAGTTAATGAGATTGTTGGAGATTTCACCTCATTAACTTTGCTGGAAGTAAATAACGCCACACCGGCACCCTTTGCACAGCGAGTGCAGCGCATTCAAGAACAACTTTGGGACGATCTTGATCACCGTTATGTTAGTGGCGTTGAAGTATTGCGGGAGTTAAGCCGGCACCAAAACAGAATTTCAAGCGCCATGATGCCGGTGGTGTTTACCAGCACATTAACTCAGGATGCTCAAAGTGATGAACAAAATTTTCCCTTAGATTGGTTAGGAAAGTTCATTTACGGTATCACCCAAACGCCCCAAGTTTTTCTCGATCATCAGGTATTTGAAGAAGCCGGCTCGCTCGTTTTTCACTGGGATTGTGTTGAGGAATTGTTTCCTGTCGGAATGCTGGACGATATGTTTGCCGCTTATTGCAACTTCCTCCAACGTCTAGCAAATGAAACAGAAAGCTGGCAAGAAATTCACCCTGAATTATTACCCTCGGCACAATTAACGCAACGCAATGCTATCAACGCCACCGACGCGCCTGTGCCGGCAGCGACGCTTCACAGCTTATTTAGCGATCGCGTGCCGTTGCATCCTAAAAAAGCGGCTGTGGTAACAAGCGATCGCACTCTAACTTACGAAGAATTACACCGGCATTCCCATCACCTCGCTTGCCGGTTGCAACAACTCGGTGCACGCCCAAATACCCTAATTGCTGTCGTTATGGAGAAAGGCTGGGAGCAAGTTGTTGCCTGCTTAGGCATTCTCATGTCTGGCGCAGCCTATGTGCCGATCGATCCTGCACTCCCGTCGGCACGGCGATCGCATCTATTCGCACAAGCAGAAGTGCAGATCGCTGTCACTCAATCTTGGCTTGACACAGCCTTAGAATGGCCAGAAAATCTTCAAAGAATCTGCCTTGAAGATAATGAAGCATTGGGAGAAAACTCCTCTCTCATCCCTCATCCCTCGTCCCTCATCCCTGAAGAAAATCTCGCTTACGTTATTTACACTTCTGGTTCCACCGGCACTCCCAAAGGCGTAACGATTAATCATCGCGGGGCTGTTAACACAATTGTTGACATTAATCAGCGTTTTAACGTGGGAGAAACTGACCGAGTATTTGCACTTTCTTCATTGAGTTTTGACCTGTCAGTTTATGACATCTTTGGCACTCTAGCTGCTGGGGGAACCCTTGTTATTCCCGAAGCCAGTAAAACCCAAGATCCTGCCCATTGGGCAAAGTTAATGCAGCGCGAGAAAATTACGATTTGGAATTCGGTTCCTGCCTTAATGCAAATGATGGTGGAATATGCAGCTAATACTCCTAAAATCCTTGCAAGTTTGCGCTTAGTTTTGCTTAGCGGAGATTGGCTGCCCTTAACCTTGCCGGTTCAAATTCAAGCCGCAGTTAAAGGGGTAGAAGTTATTAGCTTGGGGGGTGCAACGGAAGCCTCGATTTGGTCAATTCTCTATCCAATTAAACAAGTAAACTCAGCTTGGAAAAGCATTCCTTACGGGCAAGCGATGAAAAACCAGCGCTTCTACGTCCTCAATGAAGCGCTAGAACCTTGTCCCGTATGGGTTCCAGGACAGCTTTACATCGCCGGCATCGGACTCGCTCAAGGTTACTGGCGCGATGAGATAAAAACGGCTGCGAGCTTCTTCACCCATCCTCGCACCGGCGAAAAGTTGTACCGCACAGGAGATTTAGGACGTTTTCTCCCCGATGGCAATATTGAATTTTTGGGAAGACAAGACTTTCAAGTTAAAGTCGGTGGTTATCGCATTGAATTAGGAGAAATTGAATCAGTTTTGATGCAACATCCAGCCGTGCGAGAAGCTGTTGTCACTACATTCGGCGAACAACAAAATAAGCGTCTCGTTGCTTATATTATTCCTGAGTCTTCTTCTTCAATTTCTGAAGCTTCATCTTTCAAAGAGTTGCAAAACTTCTTAAAAGAAAAGCTGCCCGAATATATGGTGCCGGCAACCTTTATGAAACTGGATACTCTGCCCTTAACTTCTAATGGCAAAGTGGATCGCAAAGCACTTCCCGCACCTAACTTTATAAAGTCTGAATTGGATGAAAACTTTGTTGCACCTCAAACGCCGGTTGAAGAACGGTTAGCCAGAATTTGGTCTGAACTTTTAAGTTTAGAACAAGTCGGAATTTATGACAGTTTCTTTGAACTGGGAGGAAATTCCTTGCTAGCGACTCAATTGTTAACTAGACTGCGCGAAACATTTCAGGTAGAGTTGCCCCTGCGGGATTTATTTGAAGTTCAAACGATTAGCGGACTTTGCGAAAAAATTTCCCAAGCTAAGAAGAAAGGCGAAAAACTCCAAGAACAGGAAATTGTGTCGGTTTCTCGAAAAGCCTATCGCAAGAAATTGTCTTCATTAAGCTAA